CGTGATCCCCAGCAATTCGTCGAGGATCAGTACGCCGCCGATGGCAGAGAAGGCGGGTACCAGCACGAGTATCATCGACGCCTGACAGGCGCCAATCTTCTGGTTTGCGTAGCTGTACATGCCCGCTGCTAGCAATGCGGCGATGATGCCCTGGTACATCGCCTGCAGGCCGATCTCACCCCAGCTGGCGTGTGCGATGTTACTTGGCAGCCAAAATAGATAGACTGGCAGATAGATCACCAGCGAAAAGCTCGCGATGCCGATAATGTCCATCTGGGGGCGGATCTGCCAGTGCCGCATTAGGAGACCGAAGATCGCCCAGCACAGAGCTGCAACGAGGAAGAGGCCATCGCCGATCCATACGCCTTCGGCCGAAGGGGCGAACAGGCTTTGAGAGCCAGGGTCTCCGCACTCGGCTTGCATAATGCACCCATGGATTTCATCAATAAAATCAAGGCGCCGAGCCGGTATCACCCGAAAGTTTCTCTTAGCCGAAGCCTGCGAATTTTGGTTCCTTCGCCGCTCGCTGCGATTCGGATCCGGCGAGGAGTGTATTTAAGATCAGTTGCTTAGAGAGCGCTGGCGCGATGATGTTCGAGGGCGGAGGCCAGTTTTTCGAGGCGCCCGAATGTTGTCGTTCTACGAGCTCGGGACAGCGGAAACACGTTTGATATAGCGCCTAGAGTGATCGTCAGGAATGATCTGTGCCAAAGCCGCGGGACTATTTGATTGTTACGATGCGAACATGAGCCTCTATCAAGAATTCGCGGATCGAACCGCAAAGCTGATCGCAGATGGTGTGCTGCGTCCGGGAGAACGACTTCCGTCTGTTCGGCAAGCATGTAAAGTGAATGCAATCAGTCCAGTTACGGTTACCAAAGCCTACCATCTGCTGGAGAGCCGTGGCTTGATCGAAGCGAGGCCGAAGTCCGGGTACTTCGTTCGTGCGCGCCTCGGTCACAAGTTGCCTGAACCAGAGATGACCCATCCGGTTGGAGGTTCGACAGCCCTTCAGGTAAGCGATTTCATCTTCCAGATCCTTGATAGTGCGCGAGATCCTTCTATTGTTCCACTCGGTTCGAGTTTTCCTGATTCGCGACTATTCCCACTCGAAAGGCTTGGACGATTCTTGGCAGCGGCTGCACGAAGGCTCGATCCGTTGGCGACGGTCACGGACCTTCCTCCGGGCAATGAGGAGTTACGAAGGCAGCTAGCTCTACGTTACTTGGCGCATGGCGCT
The window above is part of the Thauera aromatica K172 genome. Proteins encoded here:
- a CDS encoding DMT family transporter, which produces MQAECGDPGSQSLFAPSAEGVWIGDGLFLVAALCWAIFGLLMRHWQIRPQMDIIGIASFSLVIYLPVYLFWLPSNIAHASWGEIGLQAMYQGIIAALLAAGMYSYANQKIGACQASMILVLVPAFSAIGGVLILDELLGITTALGIVVVSIGALLGALPTGSMARQKTIRKKNQAA